Proteins from one Terriglobus tenax genomic window:
- a CDS encoding DNA recombination/repair protein RecA, protein MASAHTVRVQIEAALSARIPSALTPAPKILRPVSPAGIGPLDDLLGGGFPIGALTELVGEECSGRTTVALSFLSGITSSGRVCAWIDASDTFNPTAAASVGVDLKRLLWVRCGVKETVAQLETKKFTLPAACFAPKTITKGLHGGGHGTHPRSEAKGLSAAVNRFLNDETVAARCAEPISRARPTSTHFESSLQPATTATRVPPRARAYDAIEQALRSTDLLIQAGGFSAIVLDLGGISPEFAARIELSTWHRYRVAAEQTQSSIVLLSQYPCAKSSSELQLRLHPMEDAREERTVFTGLKARVKVLRQRFTEAPSKVVPMRKPPQGVRETEWSQRASWVGPR, encoded by the coding sequence ATGGCTTCCGCTCACACAGTCCGTGTCCAGATCGAAGCTGCGCTTTCCGCGCGGATCCCTTCTGCACTCACCCCGGCCCCGAAGATCCTTCGTCCCGTGAGTCCCGCGGGTATCGGCCCGCTGGACGATCTCCTTGGCGGTGGCTTTCCGATTGGTGCCCTTACCGAACTTGTGGGCGAGGAGTGTTCCGGCCGAACCACGGTCGCACTCTCCTTTCTCTCAGGCATCACGTCGTCCGGCAGGGTCTGCGCCTGGATCGACGCATCGGATACGTTCAATCCAACCGCTGCCGCGTCCGTAGGCGTCGATCTGAAGCGACTGCTTTGGGTGCGTTGTGGGGTCAAGGAAACCGTTGCTCAACTGGAAACCAAGAAGTTCACTCTGCCCGCTGCATGTTTTGCGCCGAAGACGATCACGAAGGGCCTCCACGGCGGTGGTCATGGGACGCATCCCCGTTCGGAGGCAAAGGGACTCTCTGCCGCAGTCAATCGCTTCCTCAACGACGAAACGGTTGCCGCCCGTTGTGCGGAGCCCATCTCAAGAGCCCGACCGACCTCAACCCACTTCGAATCGAGTCTTCAACCCGCGACGACGGCAACGCGGGTGCCTCCTCGCGCCCGGGCCTACGATGCCATTGAGCAAGCCCTGCGCAGCACGGACCTCCTGATCCAAGCCGGCGGGTTCAGCGCCATCGTGCTCGACCTTGGCGGCATCTCCCCGGAGTTTGCCGCCCGCATCGAGCTATCGACCTGGCACCGCTACCGTGTTGCTGCCGAACAGACCCAATCGAGCATCGTTCTGCTTTCGCAGTATCCCTGCGCGAAGAGCAGTTCCGAACTCCAGCTGCGGCTGCACCCCATGGAGGATGCACGCGAGGAACGGACGGTGTTCACGGGCCTCAAGGCCCGGGTCAAAGTCTTGCGCCAGCGATTCACGGAAGCGCCCAGCAAGGTGGTGCCGATGCGGAAGCCACCCCAAGGTGTGCGTGAGACGGAGTGGAGTCAGCGGGCAAGCTGGGTGGGGCCGCGATGA
- a CDS encoding GNAT family N-acetyltransferase — MANVADADEIARHRGLMFLDMGLVDKDDAERLVAASAPWFIDVMKSGLYKGWVVEQNGQIVAGGGLHLSEIGPLPGSFRVGRSAHIANVYTHAEHRKRGVARSLLNAMLRWCQESGVDQVTLTASDDGRALYRSLEFEPQLDGMLLKLHRQ; from the coding sequence ATGGCTAACGTAGCCGATGCTGATGAGATCGCCAGGCACCGGGGTCTGATGTTCCTGGATATGGGGCTGGTAGACAAGGACGATGCCGAAAGGCTAGTTGCCGCCTCTGCTCCGTGGTTTATCGATGTCATGAAAAGCGGTCTGTACAAAGGCTGGGTAGTAGAGCAAAACGGCCAAATCGTTGCCGGAGGCGGCCTTCATCTCTCGGAGATTGGACCTTTACCCGGCTCTTTTCGGGTAGGCAGAAGCGCCCATATAGCGAATGTCTACACCCATGCGGAGCATCGCAAACGAGGTGTTGCGAGATCTCTTCTGAACGCGATGTTGCGCTGGTGTCAGGAGTCTGGGGTCGATCAGGTTACGCTGACCGCGTCGGATGATGGACGTGCCCTCTATCGCTCCCTCGAGTTCGAGCCGCAGCTGGACGGCATGCTGCTGAAATTGCATCGGCAATAG
- a CDS encoding phospholipase D-like domain-containing protein, with protein sequence MRIDETVRNLPPRPGFRIADYAEVGLPIYKLSTRVYAQAPKKLSAIEEFVLRLVSSGVHRTEEIAAFLGLPVPFIDGTLSSLIAGELLSLTPTSDRTQRLTLSIKGSGFLDGEETLLPEERSLTVEFDALLQKVVRNPPNTLMTGKQCRERGIKQVRPLLKRQIVIGDLPLRDVQKTMSESSYRRDSRRVVLGVCELYKRTLYFLPAVCVIYRAIDGGEIQVSFFVDGSHSPEHDQAFAQADGTRRLHIERDMNRFASELREIESIEREVSQAPEIREALSSSQGSGENAIMRALKVVPAEVWPSLSASQHTQIESTGLSFLDASDHYPLLRNALKTARFRLVIVSPFLHEQVVTEEFLSDLKALLRRNCKVYIGYGMPDSDTHKPTKSHVKILERLQKVAGTFRNLILKKVDSHAKILLQDDLFVVLGSFNWLSFRGDPDRAFRDEQSVLISLPSMVELKFQDRVRLLT encoded by the coding sequence ATGAGAATCGATGAGACGGTTCGCAATTTGCCGCCACGTCCTGGCTTCCGTATCGCGGACTATGCAGAAGTGGGACTACCAATCTATAAGCTTTCAACACGCGTGTATGCCCAAGCTCCTAAGAAGCTTTCTGCAATTGAAGAATTTGTACTTCGCCTGGTGTCGTCTGGCGTTCACCGTACCGAAGAAATAGCGGCCTTCCTCGGACTTCCAGTGCCGTTCATCGATGGCACTTTGTCCTCACTCATCGCAGGAGAATTGCTTTCCTTAACGCCAACAAGTGATAGAACGCAGCGCTTAACGCTGAGCATAAAGGGTTCAGGTTTCCTTGACGGAGAAGAAACACTGCTTCCCGAAGAGCGCTCCCTGACAGTTGAGTTCGACGCTCTTTTACAGAAGGTCGTCCGAAATCCGCCAAATACCTTAATGACGGGCAAACAGTGTCGCGAACGCGGAATCAAGCAGGTTAGACCATTGCTGAAGCGCCAAATCGTGATTGGCGACCTTCCACTCCGCGACGTTCAGAAGACGATGAGCGAAAGTTCCTACAGGCGAGATAGCCGTCGCGTTGTTCTTGGTGTTTGTGAGCTCTACAAACGGACTTTATACTTCTTGCCAGCGGTCTGCGTCATCTACCGCGCCATCGACGGCGGAGAGATTCAGGTGTCGTTCTTTGTCGATGGTAGTCACTCCCCTGAGCATGACCAAGCCTTTGCTCAAGCGGATGGAACTCGACGTCTGCATATCGAGCGCGATATGAACCGCTTTGCGAGCGAATTGCGTGAGATCGAATCCATCGAACGAGAAGTGAGTCAAGCGCCCGAAATCCGAGAAGCTCTTTCATCATCACAGGGGAGCGGGGAAAACGCGATCATGAGGGCTCTTAAGGTGGTGCCGGCTGAAGTATGGCCCAGTTTATCGGCTAGCCAACATACACAAATAGAATCCACCGGACTCTCTTTTCTCGATGCTTCGGATCACTATCCGCTATTGCGGAACGCGCTGAAGACAGCCCGTTTCCGGCTAGTGATCGTGTCCCCTTTTTTACACGAACAGGTGGTTACGGAGGAATTTCTAAGCGACCTGAAAGCTTTGCTTCGCCGCAACTGCAAGGTATATATCGGATACGGCATGCCGGACAGCGATACACATAAGCCGACCAAGAGTCATGTCAAGATCCTTGAGCGCCTTCAAAAAGTGGCCGGAACCTTCCGCAACCTTATTCTGAAGAAGGTAGACTCGCACGCAAAGATACTCCTTCAAGATGACCTCTTTGTCGTACTAGGAAGCTTCAATTGGCTCTCCTTCCGAGGCGATCCTGATCGTGCCTTTCGTGATGAGCAAAGCGTCCTTATCTCTCTGCCCAGCATGGTTGAACTCAAATTTCAAGATCGAGTAAGGTTGCTCACGTAG
- a CDS encoding serine/threonine-protein kinase: MTAPQLPRIINDRYVLHAQPKRGGMADVYRAMDLSGDNEVAVKVFRFDVLSDALIAEAFRRETQAMKNCSHPNILRLLDSGIEPNSKRHYLVFEWMPDSLSELLQREYFRDWDQFYTSLGRPILDALALAHARQVIHRDIKPSNILLDANGVPKLSDFSIAKLKTWHDEGYTLNQFATQLYSAPEHTTESSYSQDLFSYAVLTVRCLTNGMLEDLQGVQEALRSAPVPDEIRSELALCLSEPHERPVLGGLLLSSIDAIAEKRRHREKLRTSVHLVSSGKVTQRIRTSLGILSNEVEQAILNDLKEMPALGTGQGSAQLMELYGGEFVYRVSVGRSSADYLMLEDASHHPAASLEFRRNKAFPLHCSWSLGKPKLSLQASSTLNELLIQFQNHQAEMRLAEATARENELFDMWARTLRAKAQVESEKQPPIGFRGFEVDGSRIVFDLLEPVRDIVAGFPRHVRNRGRTVIRGEVELSSGTRLVLRVQDMDPDLKSFTGILAYDASLATIALERQTGALNAVRYQRCVRPELRNFLVFPGEVRPPDAPSTSRTFFRENLSPDKKAAVIAALGTPDVLLVEGPPGTGKTTFITEVILQTLEDNPSARILLTSQTHVALDHVIGAVQKTGRDVSTVRIGRLGDVRISSVAEGFLLENKMEEWRKEALESGRRYLQQRAELAGVSLATVNMILQLRRLMEERNRSLVLRDSITELETKLASLSSVEAELTAEERRSRTEEAKLLRDQVDVDRMSLERSKRLVLQMRQEAVAAGVPEPLLSAKEPDIERWANEKIPATPQSNLLRRLVDLHAKWEMQCGRTADFQEPILSSVQLVAGTCVGIDSSRGTRDVQFDLCIIDEASKAASTELLIPMAKARRWIIVGDDRQLPPFVDDKLIVPKLLDTYDLDEKALRDTLFTHLKNGLPDQSHVELYTQHRMTPAIGELVSHCFYDDKLKSEERVWDSRLSPVLPKPVVWITTSKLRNREETRHTPSFSNPAEVRIITQLIDSLEKQAANANATYSVGVLSGYVAQKEALERALASRMGPDRHLKIECNTVDAFQGREVDIVVYSITRSNSKHELGFLGEMRRLNVALSRGREYLVIVGDHYFCQVADDPNPVRPVIAFVQSHPKNCLLIEERA, translated from the coding sequence ATGACAGCTCCGCAATTACCGAGGATTATCAACGATCGTTACGTTCTCCATGCTCAACCGAAGCGCGGGGGGATGGCTGATGTCTACAGAGCGATGGATTTATCGGGTGATAATGAGGTAGCGGTCAAAGTATTTCGTTTTGACGTCCTGAGCGACGCTCTCATCGCAGAGGCTTTCCGCCGCGAAACACAAGCCATGAAGAATTGTTCCCACCCGAACATTCTTCGCCTTCTCGATAGTGGCATTGAACCTAATTCAAAGCGACATTACTTGGTCTTTGAGTGGATGCCAGACAGCCTGAGCGAGCTTCTCCAGCGCGAATACTTCCGTGATTGGGATCAATTTTACACATCACTTGGACGCCCTATCCTCGATGCTCTCGCACTCGCGCACGCTCGCCAGGTTATCCATCGCGACATCAAGCCAAGCAACATTCTTCTGGATGCGAATGGGGTTCCAAAGCTTTCCGATTTCAGTATCGCAAAACTGAAGACTTGGCACGACGAGGGATACACTCTCAACCAATTTGCAACTCAGCTTTATTCCGCACCAGAACATACCACCGAATCAAGCTATAGCCAGGACCTTTTCAGCTATGCGGTTTTGACAGTCCGTTGCCTAACGAATGGCATGCTGGAAGATCTGCAGGGAGTCCAAGAGGCGCTTCGATCTGCTCCGGTTCCAGATGAAATCCGTAGTGAGTTGGCGCTTTGCCTGTCAGAGCCCCACGAACGGCCTGTTCTCGGCGGACTCCTTCTCAGCTCAATCGATGCGATTGCAGAAAAGCGGCGTCATCGCGAAAAGTTGCGCACCTCGGTTCACCTCGTCTCATCTGGGAAAGTGACTCAAAGGATTCGCACTTCTCTAGGGATACTTTCGAACGAGGTAGAACAGGCAATCCTCAACGATCTCAAGGAAATGCCCGCGCTCGGTACGGGGCAGGGCTCCGCACAGCTGATGGAGCTATACGGGGGGGAGTTCGTTTATCGCGTTTCCGTCGGAAGATCTTCTGCGGATTATTTGATGTTGGAAGATGCATCTCACCATCCGGCTGCGTCTCTTGAATTTCGAAGGAACAAAGCCTTTCCCCTCCACTGCTCGTGGTCTCTCGGTAAGCCAAAGCTTTCCCTGCAAGCGTCCTCTACGCTCAACGAGCTGCTGATCCAATTCCAAAACCATCAAGCAGAGATGAGGCTGGCGGAGGCAACGGCTCGCGAGAATGAGCTCTTCGACATGTGGGCCAGAACGCTCCGCGCGAAAGCTCAAGTCGAGAGCGAGAAACAGCCGCCCATCGGGTTCCGTGGATTCGAGGTCGATGGTTCGAGAATCGTCTTCGACCTCTTAGAGCCCGTAAGGGACATTGTTGCCGGATTTCCAAGGCACGTAAGGAACCGGGGGCGCACAGTGATTCGAGGAGAGGTAGAGCTGAGTTCGGGAACACGACTTGTCCTTCGCGTGCAGGACATGGATCCCGATCTCAAATCGTTCACTGGCATACTGGCCTATGATGCGAGCCTCGCGACAATCGCATTAGAACGTCAGACAGGGGCGCTGAATGCCGTAAGGTATCAACGATGTGTTCGTCCTGAACTAAGGAATTTTTTGGTCTTTCCGGGTGAAGTGAGACCTCCGGATGCCCCGTCCACATCGAGAACGTTCTTTCGGGAGAATTTATCACCAGACAAAAAGGCAGCCGTGATAGCGGCGCTGGGGACGCCAGACGTTCTATTGGTCGAAGGACCGCCCGGAACCGGGAAAACTACCTTCATCACTGAAGTAATTTTGCAAACGCTTGAGGATAACCCGAGTGCCCGGATACTTCTGACGTCTCAAACGCATGTTGCCCTAGACCACGTCATTGGTGCCGTCCAGAAAACGGGGCGCGACGTTTCAACTGTCCGCATCGGACGGTTAGGAGATGTCCGAATCTCATCAGTGGCAGAAGGCTTCCTTCTGGAAAACAAGATGGAAGAGTGGAGGAAGGAGGCGCTCGAATCAGGCCGGCGATATCTTCAGCAGCGAGCCGAACTTGCAGGCGTTTCACTTGCTACCGTGAATATGATTTTGCAATTGAGACGGCTGATGGAGGAGCGCAACAGGTCGTTGGTGCTACGCGACAGCATTACTGAGCTTGAGACAAAGCTTGCAAGCCTGAGCAGTGTCGAAGCCGAGTTGACAGCCGAAGAACGACGTTCTCGCACAGAAGAAGCCAAGCTCCTCCGCGATCAGGTAGATGTCGACCGTATGAGTTTAGAGCGTAGCAAGCGCTTAGTGTTGCAGATGCGTCAGGAGGCCGTCGCGGCAGGGGTACCGGAGCCTCTTCTGAGTGCGAAGGAACCAGACATAGAACGGTGGGCAAATGAAAAGATTCCTGCCACTCCTCAGTCAAACCTCTTGCGCCGCCTCGTCGATCTTCATGCAAAGTGGGAGATGCAATGCGGGCGCACTGCCGATTTTCAGGAACCGATTCTCTCTTCAGTGCAATTAGTGGCCGGTACATGTGTCGGCATCGATAGTTCGAGAGGGACCCGAGACGTGCAGTTCGATCTCTGCATCATTGATGAGGCCTCAAAGGCAGCGTCTACCGAACTCCTGATTCCTATGGCTAAAGCGAGACGCTGGATCATCGTGGGTGACGATCGGCAACTTCCACCCTTCGTCGATGACAAATTGATTGTGCCAAAGCTTCTAGACACCTACGATCTCGATGAGAAAGCTCTCCGAGACACATTGTTCACGCACCTGAAGAACGGTCTACCCGACCAGAGTCATGTTGAGTTGTACACGCAACATCGCATGACACCCGCAATCGGCGAACTCGTGAGTCATTGTTTTTATGACGATAAATTGAAGAGCGAGGAGCGGGTTTGGGATTCACGGTTATCGCCGGTTCTTCCCAAGCCTGTCGTTTGGATAACAACCTCCAAGCTGAGGAACCGCGAGGAGACCCGTCACACCCCGAGCTTCAGCAATCCTGCGGAGGTTCGCATCATCACACAGCTCATCGACTCTCTCGAAAAGCAAGCCGCCAATGCCAACGCGACGTACAGCGTAGGAGTTCTCTCGGGCTATGTGGCACAGAAAGAGGCGCTCGAGCGCGCTCTTGCTAGCCGAATGGGTCCCGACCGTCACCTTAAGATCGAATGCAACACGGTGGATGCCTTTCAAGGAAGAGAGGTCGACATTGTCGTTTACTCCATCACCCGGTCAAACTCAAAGCATGAATTGGGGTTTCTCGGCGAAATGAGGCGGCTCAATGTTGCACTTTCGCGGGGACGCGAATACTTAGTCATCGTTGGCGACCATTATTTCTGCCAGGTGGCGGACGACCCGAACCCCGTCCGCCCGGTGATTGCGTTCGTTCAATCTCATCCGAAGAACTGTCTCCTGATCGAGGAGAGAGCATGA
- a CDS encoding ArdC family protein: MSSNANTTVTPIDSKKPITKQELIAANIKLLIEQLEAGHSDALTHYLTAMSRFHNYSFGNVLEIARQMPTATRVAGFWTWKNLGRSVNAGAKGIRILAPIVGVRRKKDEEAQKDITKQNERVLLGFRNAYVFDISQTNGVDLPNLHEVSGDPGENIDRLAAFLKSKSIQLVYNETIAPALGMSYGGRIAILPGQSKAEEFSTLVHETAHELLHKAERRTATTKTVRELEAEAVAFVVGKAVGLVNGNASADYIQLYQGNASLLAESLEVIQQTASVILAALEPTIAETEEEPQSAAADEEAA, encoded by the coding sequence ATGAGCAGCAATGCAAACACCACCGTCACCCCCATCGACAGCAAGAAGCCCATCACGAAACAGGAACTGATCGCCGCCAATATCAAGCTCTTGATTGAGCAGTTGGAGGCCGGACACTCCGACGCCCTCACCCACTACCTCACGGCGATGAGCCGTTTCCATAACTACAGCTTTGGGAATGTGCTGGAGATTGCACGACAGATGCCCACGGCCACCCGCGTGGCCGGGTTCTGGACGTGGAAGAACCTTGGCCGCTCCGTCAATGCGGGAGCCAAAGGCATCCGCATCCTCGCCCCGATTGTTGGCGTTCGCCGCAAGAAGGACGAGGAAGCGCAGAAGGACATCACCAAGCAGAATGAGCGCGTGTTGCTTGGCTTTCGCAATGCCTATGTCTTCGATATCTCGCAGACCAACGGCGTCGACTTGCCGAATCTGCACGAGGTGAGCGGCGACCCCGGCGAGAATATCGACCGCTTGGCCGCGTTCCTGAAGAGCAAAAGCATTCAGCTTGTCTACAACGAGACGATTGCTCCCGCTCTGGGCATGAGCTATGGCGGACGCATTGCGATTCTTCCCGGACAGTCCAAGGCCGAGGAATTTTCGACGCTCGTCCATGAGACGGCGCATGAACTCCTGCACAAGGCCGAACGCCGCACCGCGACCACCAAGACCGTTCGCGAACTGGAGGCCGAGGCCGTGGCCTTTGTCGTCGGCAAGGCCGTGGGGCTGGTGAACGGCAACGCCTCCGCCGACTATATCCAGCTTTACCAAGGCAACGCCTCACTCTTGGCCGAGAGCTTGGAGGTTATCCAGCAGACCGCCAGTGTGATTCTTGCCGCGTTGGAGCCGACCATCGCTGAAACGGAGGAGGAACCGCAGAGCGCAGCGGCAGATGAGGAGGCGGCCTAA
- a CDS encoding DUF6908 domain-containing protein: protein MDTVLRILHAAGGWHHGLHLRIESPPYMALVIEATDESGPCGLPALSVCHYGEQNGDAMRDPEMCFELGFAGGAHLNPFYWRNDYVGVEQWSRFLREDNYCVHTQLHAEHERFARLWDNNLRQQGFAEAFERQRSQHA, encoded by the coding sequence ATGGATACCGTTCTCCGCATCCTCCACGCCGCAGGAGGCTGGCATCACGGCCTCCACCTGCGCATCGAGAGCCCACCCTATATGGCGTTGGTCATTGAGGCGACCGACGAATCCGGCCCCTGCGGTCTCCCCGCCCTCTCGGTCTGTCACTACGGAGAGCAGAACGGCGACGCCATGCGCGACCCGGAGATGTGTTTCGAACTCGGCTTCGCCGGAGGCGCACACCTCAATCCGTTCTATTGGCGGAACGACTATGTCGGCGTCGAGCAGTGGAGCCGCTTCCTCCGTGAGGACAACTACTGCGTTCACACGCAGCTTCACGCGGAGCACGAGCGCTTCGCCAGACTGTGGGACAACAACCTGCGGCAGCAAGGCTTCGCCGAAGCCTTCGAGCGGCAGCGCAGCCAGCACGCCTAA
- a CDS encoding ParB/RepB/Spo0J family partition protein, producing the protein MQDSSAFQYIAIDQIHESTTNPRQTFEQTKLEELAASIRQHGLIQPITIRPNASGFEVVAGARRFRAAQLAELFSLPARIVELDDAAAMEWQLVENSQRVDVHPYEEAQGFQRLLDLPGYDVAALVAKSGKSASHIYARLSLLQLIPDVAQAFVDERITASHANLIARLPQEHQAEAFENCWRKDWQDKEAHLLPAKHLSAWIQANLYLNLAEAPFDREDITLKPEAGACTTCPRRSGFNTSLFADVQGDQCLDAPCFQAKVSAHIDREIAARPELVTIETAWRAPKEQHPGALQKHQYRELDIPDNPDSDPPCSHTKSALIVFGKHAGHTLTVCVDPDCPVHNPREAARIAADPPPVMAPPAEEETEEEAAQRQADHEQRMAEYAAEQERKGEERKAEFERQQKEYEAEQARREKQRKARMAIFDRILDQAPAMFTAAQLRVFLRLLVYIDPYSFLEDVASHFAGDDENHEQNEQETVLSALENTTDDKLTSFALRFALTDHRGIPRDTDPDLLSEAQAAFAPVPAKPKKASRPKPTSAVAKPPSKITATKKQKAA; encoded by the coding sequence ATGCAGGACAGCAGCGCATTCCAATACATCGCCATCGACCAGATTCACGAGTCCACCACCAACCCCCGCCAGACCTTCGAGCAGACCAAGTTGGAAGAGCTTGCCGCGTCCATCCGCCAACATGGCCTGATCCAACCCATCACCATTCGGCCCAACGCCAGTGGCTTTGAAGTCGTTGCGGGGGCAAGGCGCTTCCGCGCCGCGCAGCTTGCCGAACTGTTTTCTCTCCCCGCCCGGATCGTTGAACTGGACGATGCCGCCGCGATGGAGTGGCAGTTGGTCGAGAATTCGCAGCGTGTCGATGTGCACCCGTACGAGGAGGCGCAAGGCTTTCAGCGTCTCTTAGACCTACCCGGCTATGACGTGGCCGCGCTTGTCGCCAAGTCCGGCAAGAGCGCCAGCCACATCTACGCCCGTCTCTCGCTGTTGCAACTCATCCCGGATGTTGCCCAGGCATTCGTCGACGAGCGCATCACGGCGAGTCACGCTAACCTCATCGCCCGTCTGCCGCAGGAGCATCAGGCCGAGGCCTTCGAGAACTGCTGGCGCAAGGACTGGCAGGACAAGGAAGCGCACCTGCTCCCCGCCAAGCACCTGAGCGCATGGATTCAGGCCAACCTGTATCTGAATCTTGCCGAAGCTCCCTTCGACCGCGAAGACATTACCCTCAAACCGGAGGCCGGGGCTTGCACCACCTGCCCACGGCGCAGCGGTTTCAATACCAGCCTGTTTGCCGATGTGCAGGGTGATCAGTGCCTTGACGCGCCTTGCTTTCAAGCGAAGGTGTCCGCCCACATCGACCGCGAGATTGCGGCGCGGCCTGAACTCGTCACCATCGAGACCGCATGGCGAGCGCCGAAGGAGCAACACCCCGGAGCCTTGCAGAAACACCAGTACCGGGAACTCGACATCCCCGACAACCCGGACTCCGATCCGCCCTGCAGTCACACGAAATCGGCCCTCATCGTCTTCGGCAAACACGCCGGACATACGTTGACTGTCTGTGTGGACCCCGATTGCCCGGTCCACAATCCGCGCGAAGCTGCCCGCATTGCCGCCGACCCGCCCCCCGTCATGGCTCCCCCTGCGGAGGAGGAGACGGAAGAGGAAGCAGCCCAACGTCAAGCCGACCATGAACAACGCATGGCCGAATACGCCGCCGAACAGGAGCGCAAAGGGGAGGAGCGCAAAGCCGAGTTCGAGCGCCAGCAGAAGGAGTACGAGGCCGAGCAAGCCCGCCGCGAAAAACAGCGCAAGGCGCGGATGGCCATCTTCGACCGCATCCTCGATCAGGCTCCCGCGATGTTCACCGCTGCGCAACTTCGCGTGTTTCTGCGTTTGCTGGTCTACATCGACCCCTACAGCTTCCTTGAGGATGTGGCCAGCCACTTCGCAGGGGATGACGAGAATCACGAACAGAACGAGCAGGAGACCGTCCTTTCCGCGCTCGAAAACACCACGGACGACAAGCTAACCAGCTTCGCCCTGCGTTTCGCCTTGACCGATCATCGCGGCATCCCGCGCGACACCGACCCCGACTTGCTCTCGGAAGCCCAAGCCGCATTCGCTCCAGTCCCAGCCAAACCCAAGAAAGCCAGCAGACCCAAACCCACTTCTGCCGTTGCCAAACCACCGTCGAAGATAACAGCCACGAAGAAACAGAAAGCCGCCTAA
- a CDS encoding RNA polymerase sigma factor — MSLAMLLMAQFAGNGDNAIRHGMLGIFSLEEHGGLRQGSNIVELYDELRPSLYGYLICLGLTPYEADDIIQEAFLSLFQHLEGSGKTENLRGWVFRVAHNLSRNLQRRERRLVSDTRAEGEQATLELPDAALNPEDSYLWKEHLERLDIALAQLTEQQRQCLHLRAEGLRYREIATALGVGVSRVPQLLQRAMVRIMDELYG, encoded by the coding sequence ATGAGTTTGGCCATGTTGTTGATGGCACAATTCGCAGGCAACGGCGACAACGCCATCCGACACGGGATGTTGGGTATCTTTTCGCTCGAAGAGCATGGGGGCCTAAGGCAGGGATCGAACATTGTTGAGCTGTACGACGAACTGCGTCCCTCTCTCTACGGATACCTGATCTGTCTTGGGCTGACACCGTATGAAGCTGACGACATCATCCAGGAAGCCTTCCTGAGTCTCTTCCAGCATCTCGAAGGAAGCGGAAAAACCGAAAATCTGCGCGGCTGGGTCTTCCGCGTTGCGCATAATCTCTCCCGCAATCTCCAGCGACGCGAACGCCGTCTCGTATCCGACACTCGCGCCGAAGGCGAACAGGCGACTCTGGAACTGCCCGATGCAGCCCTCAACCCAGAGGACAGCTATCTCTGGAAAGAACATCTGGAGCGGTTGGATATTGCCCTCGCCCAGCTCACGGAACAACAACGCCAATGCCTGCACCTACGCGCCGAAGGACTGCGTTATCGAGAGATAGCGACAGCGCTGGGCGTCGGCGTCTCTCGTGTCCCCCAACTGCTACAGCGCGCGATGGTGCGCATCATGGACGAACTCTATGGGTAA